Proteins found in one Serinicoccus marinus DSM 15273 genomic segment:
- a CDS encoding PRC-barrel domain-containing protein, translating to MVTYEQLGEMYDAEVVDQDGHKVGGMCQVYLDNGTGSPAWVSVRTGWFGGRKVFCPVSNATIQRGRIQVPYPLAMIKDAPDIPCDGHLTEDEEEQLYDYYSVDEGPAPSG from the coding sequence GTGGTCACCTACGAGCAGCTGGGTGAGATGTACGACGCCGAGGTCGTCGACCAGGACGGGCACAAGGTCGGCGGGATGTGCCAGGTCTACCTCGACAACGGCACGGGGAGCCCGGCGTGGGTGTCGGTCCGGACCGGGTGGTTCGGCGGGCGCAAGGTCTTCTGCCCGGTGTCCAACGCCACGATCCAGCGCGGCCGCATCCAGGTGCCCTACCCCCTCGCGATGATCAAGGACGCACCGGACATCCCGTGCGACGGGCACCTGACCGAGGACGAGGAGGAGCAGCTCTACGACTACTACTCCGTGGACGAGGGGCCGGCCCCCTCGGGCTGA